In the Mastomys coucha isolate ucsf_1 unplaced genomic scaffold, UCSF_Mcou_1 pScaffold18, whole genome shotgun sequence genome, one interval contains:
- the Rspo1 gene encoding R-spondin-1, protein MRLGLCVVALVLSWTHLAVGSRGIKGKRQRRISAEGSQACAKGCELCSEVNGCLKCSPKLFILLERNDIRQVGVCLPSCPPGYFDARNPDMNKCIKCKIEHCEACFSHNFCTKCQEGLYLHKGRCYPACPEGSTAANSTMECSSLAQCEMSEWSPWGPCSKKRKLCGFRKGSEERTRRVLHAPGGDHTTCSDTKETRKCTVRRTPCPEGQKRRKGGQGRRENANRHPARKNNKEPGSNSRRHKGQQQPQPGTAGPLTSVGPT, encoded by the exons ATGCGGCTTGGGCTGTGTGTGGTGGCCCTGGTTCTGAGCTGGACACACCTCGCTGTGGGCAGCCGGGGGATAAAGGGCAAGAGGCAGAGGCGGA TCAGTGCTGAGGGGAGCCAAGCTTGTGCCAAGGGTTGCGAGCTCTGTTCAGAAGTCAACGGTTGCCTCAAGTGCTCGCCCAAGCTCTTCATTCTGCTGGAGAGGAACGACATCCGCCAGGTGGGCGTCTGCCTGCCGTCCTGCCCACCTGGATACTTTGATGCCCGCAACCCCGACATGAACAAATGCATCA AATGCAAGATTGAGCACTGTGAGGCCTGCTTCAGTCACAACTTCTGCACTAAGTGTCAGGAGGGCTTGTACTTGCACAAGGGCCGCTGCTATCCAGCCTGTCCGGAGGGCTCCACAGCCGCTAACAGCACCATGGAGTGCAGCAGTCTTG CACAATGTGAAATGAGCGAGTGGTCCCCGTGGGGGCCCTGCTCCAAGAAGAGGAAGCTGTGCGGTTTCCGGAAGGGATCGGAAGAGCGGACACGCAGGGTGCTCCATGCTCCTGGGGGAGACCACACCACCTGCTCCGACACCAAAGAGACCCGGAAGTGTACCGTGCGCAGGACGCCCTGTCCAGAGG ggcagaagaggaggaaggggggccAGGGCCGGAGGGAGAATGCCAATAGGCATCCAGCCAGGAAGAACAACAAGGAGCCAGGCTCCAACTCTCGGAGACACAAagggcagcagcagccacagccaggGACAGCAGGGCCACTCACATCAGTAGGACCCACCTAG